In Bacteroidota bacterium, the following proteins share a genomic window:
- a CDS encoding glycine C-acetyltransferase encodes MDYIELVASELSRIRDANTFKIETPLESAQSGVVRVKGRNVVMMASNNYLGMSNHPVVRKAAIEGIKEYGYGVASVRFICGTQTIHLELERKISKFVGTEATILFSSCFAANEGFFASLVNEKLGMENYRDAIYTDKLNHASIIDGMRLCKPETTDKKIYNHADCSHLDQLLNEDKDKGYRLRIVATDGVFSMEGDLAPLDALIEVAHKHGAIVFVDDSHAIGVCGKTGRGTPEHFDVLGKVDVLSGTLGKAIGGAAGGYLSGKRELIDYLRQKSRPYTFSNSLPPAIVCACLAAFDLLTKDRSIVRRLHENTAYFRKEIKALGFTIIDGDHPIVPIMLGEASLAQDMSAAMLKAGVYIKGLWFPVVPKGEARLRAQVSAALSTKEIDRALDAFETVGKKMKVI; translated from the coding sequence ATGGATTACATTGAGCTTGTTGCTTCCGAACTGTCGCGTATTCGCGACGCAAACACCTTCAAGATCGAGACTCCGCTGGAATCGGCGCAATCGGGTGTCGTCAGAGTCAAGGGCCGTAATGTCGTCATGATGGCCTCCAACAATTATCTCGGAATGTCCAATCATCCCGTCGTTCGAAAAGCGGCGATCGAGGGGATCAAAGAGTACGGCTACGGTGTTGCCTCGGTCAGGTTTATTTGCGGCACGCAGACGATCCACCTAGAGCTTGAAAGGAAAATTTCGAAGTTCGTCGGTACCGAAGCGACGATCCTGTTCTCCTCATGCTTCGCAGCGAACGAAGGCTTCTTCGCGAGCCTGGTGAATGAAAAGCTCGGCATGGAGAACTACCGGGATGCCATTTACACCGACAAGCTGAATCATGCCAGCATTATCGACGGCATGCGGCTATGCAAGCCCGAAACGACGGATAAAAAGATCTATAATCATGCGGATTGTTCCCACCTTGACCAACTACTGAATGAGGACAAGGACAAAGGCTATCGGCTTCGGATCGTCGCTACGGACGGCGTGTTCAGCATGGAAGGAGATTTGGCGCCGCTCGATGCTCTGATCGAGGTTGCCCATAAACACGGCGCAATTGTTTTTGTCGACGATTCCCATGCCATCGGCGTGTGCGGAAAGACGGGCAGAGGCACGCCTGAACACTTCGACGTTCTCGGAAAAGTCGACGTCCTCTCCGGGACGCTTGGCAAGGCCATCGGCGGCGCCGCCGGCGGATACCTGAGCGGAAAGAGGGAACTCATCGATTACCTTCGTCAAAAATCCCGTCCGTACACTTTTTCCAATTCGTTGCCCCCCGCTATTGTGTGTGCATGCCTCGCGGCCTTCGATCTATTGACAAAAGACAGATCGATCGTTCGCCGGTTGCACGAGAACACTGCGTATTTCAGAAAGGAAATCAAAGCGCTGGGATTCACGATCATCGACGGCGATCATCCCATCGTCCCGATCATGCTCGGCGAAGCATCGCTTGCACAGGATATGAGCGCTGCGATGCTTAAGGCGGGTGTCTATATCAAAGGACTGTGGTTCCCCGTTGTCCCAAAAGGGGAGGCGCGATTGCGTGCGCAGGTTTCGGCAGCATTGTCAACGAAGGAGATTGACCGCGCCCTCGATGCTTTTGAAACGGTGGGGAAGAAGATGAAGGTCATTTAA
- a CDS encoding YCF48-related protein — translation MRNTLLLLLLMALVMTVVNLSEAQWSWIWRNPSPTGEDISDISSFSSSEYLAITDDHIMRTTDAGMTWSPVNSEFGGTRGFFTDANHGWVCSSVNVGLTTDHGRSWSWNNSGWVTAPDKLVDICFVGNDTGWACGSEGILLKSTDGGITWGIESSGTGNDLHSIWFTSAMVGYVVGDGGTILKTATAGAGWQTKNSYTTQSLKYICAAGSSLFVFGDGGTALKSTDGGATWSSSNSGLSGDIRYASVVDANNIWVVGLGNTVYKSTDGGGTWSSKNPWIGGNIDNGQTITGDFYCACFSSSVSGIVCGKGGALYETTDNGNSWTSLRHGFTTGDASVLSFSDSLRGCLLTDTAYCTTDGGATWRQTPNAGAVKHVQIFHDGTGIRLSGANGTNHFETTSNFGAAWTANGGSEPSGTNFPKYDFLDALTGYAFNGTSGAGTWRTTNGGVSWTDKTPSSYMDILGGFSIPNAGTVWLTEWSDGVNVLVTTDGGTTWSNPAAASLGGNRSAIFAFDDKRAWIGSSSGMLYATADGGKNFAAADPKVNGSKINEIKFLSTLIGFVVADNGYISSTIDGGSTWNPVSLGSAAWTRIEIATPNSIFVAGAGGFLVQGVSGSLVAVREARANTSGAYSLDQNYPNPFNPSTTISFVLPSRSFVTLKIYDILGRQVGLLVNEEMEAGSHERTWNAKGCSSGIYLCRLEAGKYSETKKLILLR, via the coding sequence ATGAGAAACACATTACTATTGCTTTTGTTGATGGCACTCGTTATGACAGTTGTCAATCTTTCAGAGGCCCAGTGGAGTTGGATTTGGCGCAACCCTTCACCCACCGGGGAGGACATCAGCGATATCTCTTCTTTTTCTTCTTCAGAATATTTGGCGATCACTGATGATCACATTATGAGAACAACGGATGCCGGTATGACGTGGTCGCCGGTGAATTCAGAATTTGGCGGGACCAGAGGCTTTTTTACGGACGCTAACCACGGATGGGTTTGCAGCAGCGTAAATGTCGGACTTACGACCGACCACGGGCGGTCGTGGAGTTGGAATAATTCAGGCTGGGTAACGGCTCCCGACAAGCTTGTTGACATTTGTTTTGTCGGAAATGATACGGGGTGGGCATGCGGGTCGGAGGGCATTCTATTGAAATCAACAGATGGCGGCATTACGTGGGGGATCGAAAGTAGTGGAACGGGAAACGACCTTCACAGCATTTGGTTCACGAGCGCCATGGTAGGCTATGTTGTAGGAGACGGGGGTACAATCCTCAAGACCGCAACCGCCGGAGCCGGATGGCAGACCAAAAATTCTTACACTACTCAATCTCTGAAATATATCTGTGCGGCCGGCTCGTCGTTATTTGTTTTTGGAGATGGGGGCACCGCATTAAAAAGTACGGACGGCGGAGCGACGTGGTCATCCTCGAACAGCGGACTCTCGGGCGACATCCGCTATGCTTCAGTCGTCGATGCAAATAATATATGGGTCGTAGGCTTGGGAAATACGGTCTATAAATCCACCGACGGCGGCGGAACATGGTCCAGCAAGAATCCCTGGATCGGAGGGAACATTGACAACGGTCAAACGATTACCGGGGATTTTTATTGTGCATGCTTTTCATCTTCCGTTTCCGGTATCGTGTGCGGCAAAGGGGGCGCTCTTTATGAAACAACTGACAATGGCAACAGCTGGACTTCTCTACGGCACGGGTTTACTACGGGTGATGCATCCGTTCTCTCCTTTTCGGATTCTCTCCGCGGATGCCTGTTGACTGATACTGCCTATTGCACCACTGATGGCGGAGCGACATGGCGGCAAACACCAAATGCCGGTGCAGTGAAACATGTGCAGATCTTTCATGACGGAACAGGGATTCGGCTCTCGGGAGCCAACGGTACCAATCATTTTGAAACAACCTCTAACTTTGGCGCGGCATGGACAGCCAATGGCGGGAGTGAGCCGTCGGGTACGAATTTCCCCAAATATGACTTTTTGGACGCGTTGACAGGATACGCATTTAACGGCACGAGCGGTGCGGGGACGTGGCGTACAACAAACGGCGGCGTGTCTTGGACTGACAAGACTCCAAGCAGTTACATGGACATTTTGGGCGGTTTCTCCATTCCGAATGCAGGTACTGTTTGGCTCACGGAATGGTCTGACGGGGTCAATGTGCTTGTGACCACTGACGGAGGAACGACATGGTCCAATCCCGCAGCAGCCTCTCTCGGTGGAAATAGGTCTGCGATTTTCGCCTTTGACGACAAAAGGGCCTGGATTGGCAGTTCCAGCGGCATGCTGTACGCAACGGCAGACGGGGGCAAGAATTTCGCCGCAGCGGACCCCAAGGTTAATGGAAGTAAAATAAACGAAATCAAATTTCTCTCCACGTTGATCGGTTTCGTCGTCGCAGACAATGGTTATATCTCCTCCACCATCGACGGCGGTTCGACATGGAATCCCGTCTCGCTCGGTTCGGCTGCATGGACAAGGATCGAAATAGCAACTCCAAATAGTATTTTTGTCGCCGGGGCCGGCGGTTTTCTCGTTCAGGGAGTAAGTGGATCGCTTGTCGCGGTGCGTGAGGCGCGGGCAAATACTTCAGGTGCATACTCCCTTGATCAGAATTATCCAAATCCGTTTAACCCGTCAACGACTATTTCTTTTGTTCTGCCTTCGCGATCGTTTGTTACGCTCAAGATTTACGACATTCTCGGTAGACAGGTTGGCCTGCTTGTGAATGAGGAGATGGAAGCAGGGAGCCACGAAAGGACGTGGAACGCGAAAGGCTGTTCAAGCGGCATATATTTATGCCGGCTAGAAGCGGGCAAATACTCAGAAACAAAAAAACTGATCCTGTTGAGATAG
- the rpmE gene encoding 50S ribosomal protein L31 has product MKKGIHPEYKRAIVTCICGNTFETRSTIGNIHLEICSNCHPYYTGKQKLVDSAGRVERYNRKYAKKAAVPEQAA; this is encoded by the coding sequence ATGAAAAAAGGAATTCACCCTGAATATAAGCGGGCAATCGTCACTTGTATCTGCGGGAATACGTTCGAGACCCGATCTACCATCGGCAATATCCACCTTGAAATTTGTTCGAATTGCCATCCGTATTACACCGGCAAGCAGAAATTAGTCGATTCGGCGGGACGTGTCGAACGGTACAACAGAAAGTACGCAAAGAAAGCTGCAGTGCCGGAACAGGCTGCATAA
- a CDS encoding putative sugar nucleotidyl transferase: MSPQICLFEDNYFSRFLPLVYFRPVYDLKCGGLSLKEKIQRRYRSPRIALHCRSYLADFVRHRNPRTDVNKFSGGECLFINGRVIADENFVRNVALKGPSDIVYMNGKDVVAARVSGEVLTRWNNKLPEVFSSVDFEGIAKKEVDAVTVKYPWDLIHHNAAQLRADWALLSVPSKGKKISGKISAGVHLINKKNIMIGSGSLVKPGVVIDAENGPVYIGNNVTVLPQSTIIGPVYIGDGSIIRVGAKIYEDTAIGPMCKIGGEVEASIIHGYSNKQHDGFLGHSYLGEWVNLGAGTTNSDLKNNYSSVKVVINGESVDSGSLFVGATIGDHTKTAINTVLNTGTVVGVSCNVFGEGVPPKFIPSFSWGGSGEASAVYDVARAAEVAKRVMSRRKVSFSDVDAALFEKIFELAKSDRRRVDARH, translated from the coding sequence ATGTCACCGCAGATTTGTCTTTTCGAAGATAATTATTTCTCCCGGTTTCTCCCCCTCGTTTACTTCCGCCCGGTCTATGATCTTAAATGCGGCGGGCTCTCCCTAAAGGAAAAAATCCAGCGGCGGTACCGTAGCCCGCGCATTGCTCTCCATTGCCGGTCATATCTTGCCGACTTCGTGCGTCATCGAAATCCGAGAACCGATGTCAACAAGTTTTCGGGAGGGGAATGTCTGTTCATTAACGGGCGAGTGATCGCCGATGAGAACTTTGTGAGGAATGTTGCTCTGAAAGGTCCTTCCGATATTGTCTACATGAACGGGAAGGACGTGGTTGCAGCCCGCGTTTCCGGGGAAGTGCTGACGCGTTGGAACAACAAGCTGCCGGAGGTCTTCTCTTCCGTTGATTTTGAGGGGATCGCAAAAAAAGAAGTTGATGCAGTAACCGTGAAGTACCCTTGGGATCTGATTCATCATAATGCAGCCCAGCTGCGGGCAGACTGGGCCCTGCTCTCGGTTCCGTCCAAAGGGAAAAAGATCAGTGGGAAAATTTCGGCGGGTGTTCACCTCATCAATAAAAAGAATATTATGATCGGCAGCGGCTCGCTCGTGAAGCCAGGCGTGGTGATCGATGCCGAAAATGGCCCGGTCTACATCGGCAACAATGTCACTGTGCTCCCGCAATCGACCATTATCGGCCCAGTGTATATCGGCGATGGTTCAATAATTAGGGTAGGGGCGAAAATTTATGAAGATACCGCCATCGGACCGATGTGTAAGATCGGCGGGGAAGTCGAAGCATCGATCATCCATGGGTATTCCAACAAGCAGCATGATGGATTTCTGGGACATTCGTACCTTGGCGAGTGGGTGAACCTTGGGGCAGGGACGACGAACAGTGATCTGAAGAATAACTATAGCTCTGTGAAAGTGGTGATAAACGGGGAGTCAGTGGACAGCGGTTCGCTGTTCGTTGGTGCAACGATCGGCGATCATACGAAGACTGCGATCAATACCGTGCTCAATACGGGAACGGTTGTCGGCGTATCGTGCAATGTATTCGGCGAGGGAGTCCCGCCAAAGTTTATTCCGTCGTTTTCCTGGGGAGGATCGGGCGAAGCGAGCGCCGTTTATGACGTGGCGCGGGCAGCGGAGGTCGCCAAACGTGTAATGTCGCGCCGGAAAGTCTCGTTCTCCGACGTCGATGCTGCTCTTTTTGAGAAAATATTTGAGCTGGCGAAGTCCGATCGCCGCCGCGTCGATGCGCGTCATTAA
- the rsmB gene encoding 16S rRNA (cytosine(967)-C(5))-methyltransferase RsmB — protein sequence MEVEERKLLFHGVRGSAVKILNRVERADAYLDKLLESELRSEEINDLDKSLLTEIVNGVLRWQMKLDWVLNGFFHGNFTKAEVTVKNALRAALYQIMFLDKVPHHAAVNEAVEFVKRIRGDKAGNLVNAVLRNIIRNIDGIHYPDVTIDAAQYLAVMYSHPVWVVRRWMNRFGFAETEKLLHADNERPSLCLRINTSKTTVDNFLERLRNQNVSFERSKYLPNFVRTTNLSNISQTDLFRQGFFSVQDESAGLACQLLAIKPGDRVIDLCAAPGGKTNFIGEMLHGTGEVIAVDKYSTRLNLVKSSCERLGIANVKIIAADSKELSTEPADKVLLDAPCSGLGVLAKKPDVKLKREAEDIRDLVAMQKALIHNAASLVKNGGVLVYSTCTMEPEENFSIVRFLLEQHPDFDVESAAQFVPPALVNADGYVETFPHLHGMDGSFSIRLKKNR from the coding sequence ATGGAAGTTGAAGAGAGGAAATTATTGTTTCACGGAGTTCGCGGAAGCGCCGTCAAGATTCTTAACAGGGTCGAACGGGCTGATGCGTATCTCGACAAGCTTCTCGAATCGGAACTCCGGTCCGAAGAAATCAACGACCTCGATAAATCGTTGTTGACGGAGATCGTCAACGGGGTTCTTCGTTGGCAGATGAAGCTGGATTGGGTGCTTAACGGATTCTTCCACGGCAACTTCACGAAGGCAGAGGTCACTGTCAAAAACGCTCTTCGTGCTGCGCTCTATCAGATCATGTTCTTGGATAAGGTCCCCCACCATGCGGCCGTCAATGAGGCAGTGGAATTTGTCAAACGGATCCGCGGCGATAAAGCCGGAAATCTTGTAAACGCAGTTCTTCGCAACATCATCCGCAACATCGACGGAATTCACTATCCCGATGTCACCATCGACGCCGCTCAATACCTCGCTGTGATGTATTCTCATCCTGTCTGGGTCGTTCGCCGATGGATGAACCGATTTGGTTTTGCCGAAACTGAAAAGCTGCTCCATGCCGACAATGAACGGCCCAGCCTCTGCCTCCGCATCAACACCTCCAAAACGACGGTCGATAATTTTCTTGAGCGGCTGAGAAACCAGAATGTCTCGTTTGAGCGGTCGAAGTACCTGCCGAACTTCGTAAGAACAACGAACCTCTCAAACATCTCCCAGACCGATCTCTTTCGACAGGGTTTCTTTTCCGTTCAGGATGAGAGCGCCGGCCTCGCTTGTCAGTTGCTGGCCATAAAGCCGGGGGACAGGGTGATCGATCTGTGCGCGGCGCCGGGAGGGAAAACGAACTTTATCGGCGAAATGCTTCATGGCACCGGAGAGGTGATCGCCGTCGATAAATATTCGACGCGGTTGAATCTGGTGAAATCGAGTTGCGAGCGATTGGGGATTGCAAATGTTAAGATCATCGCCGCCGACAGCAAGGAACTCTCGACCGAACCGGCGGACAAAGTTCTCCTCGACGCCCCCTGTTCCGGCCTCGGCGTTCTCGCAAAGAAACCGGACGTGAAACTGAAAAGGGAAGCGGAGGACATCCGCGACCTTGTCGCCATGCAGAAAGCTCTTATTCATAATGCAGCAAGCCTCGTGAAAAATGGCGGCGTTCTTGTCTATAGTACCTGCACCATGGAGCCGGAGGAGAATTTTTCGATCGTACGGTTCCTTTTAGAACAGCACCCTGATTTCGATGTCGAATCCGCGGCGCAGTTTGTTCCCCCTGCGCTTGTGAACGCCGACGGGTATGTTGAGACGTTTCCCCACCTACATGGTATGGATGGCTCGTTCAGCATCCGGCTGAAGAAGAACAGATAA
- a CDS encoding DUF1572 family protein: protein MRTGTNPIESASAIFKHYKELADKGMAQISDEEFFRLPEPESNSIAIIVKHVGGNLLSRWTDFLTTDGEKEWRNRDGEFEMETMDRRQLMQLWERGWQALFSSLGSLTGDDTGKIVTIRGEPHSVLEATNRSLAHISYHVGQIVLLAKMYRSAQWQNLTVPKKKSRELNEKMMGAKAR, encoded by the coding sequence ATGAGGACAGGCACAAATCCAATCGAATCGGCCTCGGCCATTTTCAAACACTACAAAGAGCTCGCGGACAAGGGAATGGCGCAGATCAGCGATGAGGAATTCTTCCGGCTTCCGGAGCCGGAGTCGAACAGTATCGCGATTATCGTCAAACACGTCGGAGGTAACTTACTCAGCCGGTGGACCGATTTTCTGACGACCGACGGGGAAAAGGAATGGAGAAACAGAGATGGCGAATTCGAGATGGAAACAATGGATCGACGTCAGCTGATGCAGCTCTGGGAACGGGGCTGGCAGGCCCTCTTCTCATCGCTCGGTTCATTGACCGGTGACGATACCGGGAAAATTGTCACCATCCGGGGCGAACCGCATTCCGTCTTAGAGGCGACGAACCGTTCTCTGGCCCACATTAGCTATCATGTGGGACAGATCGTTCTTCTTGCAAAAATGTACAGATCGGCGCAGTGGCAGAACTTGACTGTTCCGAAGAAAAAGTCCAGGGAACTCAACGAAAAGATGATGGGCGCGAAAGCGCGCTGA
- a CDS encoding zinc-binding dehydrogenase yields the protein MKAITKPKPVEGKEWGTGFQLIEKPIPTVQSPDDVIIKVFAGAVCGTDVGIYNAKDSLRVEMSRALVSPVTVGHEFSGRIVDAGLKARKHIAAMLFGKAKTNAEVKRLLRGETESKFAKSKKFLAVVGEHFHASAEMHVTCGTCYQCRLGEKHVCRNTVIKGVHDDGAFAEYVKVPAGNLVLFHEKEIPLEIIAFMDAIGNATHTVMSVDVKGRTVVVLGCGVQGLMATAVAKYAGAKKIFVTDASHGEFSHDKLEMRRFRMARLYGAAHCFDMALPEERSRFHSVVMKETNNSGVDAVFEMSGSYKAYEDAFKAIRMGGTFSLLGLPAGTMPVDFAGDVIFKGLTIKGIIGRRVFETWTQMERILKSGLAKKFLSTGFITHQFPLEKYEEAFEVIRRGDAFKVLLKP from the coding sequence ATGAAAGCGATTACAAAACCAAAACCTGTTGAAGGAAAAGAATGGGGGACCGGGTTTCAACTCATCGAGAAGCCGATTCCGACGGTGCAATCACCCGACGATGTAATTATTAAGGTATTTGCGGGAGCTGTGTGCGGCACCGATGTCGGGATTTACAACGCCAAGGATTCCCTTCGCGTCGAGATGTCGCGGGCGCTCGTTTCACCGGTGACAGTGGGGCACGAATTTTCCGGCCGCATCGTCGACGCCGGGCTGAAAGCGCGGAAGCATATCGCGGCAATGCTCTTCGGCAAGGCAAAAACGAATGCCGAGGTCAAGAGGCTCCTCCGCGGTGAAACCGAATCGAAGTTTGCGAAAAGCAAGAAATTTCTTGCCGTCGTCGGCGAGCATTTCCATGCCTCCGCCGAGATGCATGTGACCTGCGGAACATGTTATCAATGCCGCCTCGGCGAAAAGCATGTCTGCCGGAATACCGTCATTAAAGGGGTCCACGACGACGGCGCGTTTGCAGAATACGTGAAGGTGCCGGCGGGGAACCTTGTCCTTTTTCACGAGAAGGAGATTCCGCTCGAGATCATCGCGTTCATGGATGCGATCGGAAATGCGACGCACACGGTCATGTCGGTCGATGTCAAAGGACGGACCGTGGTCGTTCTCGGCTGCGGCGTCCAGGGATTGATGGCAACAGCCGTCGCAAAATACGCAGGGGCGAAAAAAATATTCGTCACCGATGCATCCCATGGAGAATTCTCCCACGACAAGCTCGAGATGCGCCGTTTCCGAATGGCGCGTCTTTACGGCGCGGCGCATTGTTTCGATATGGCGCTCCCTGAAGAGCGGAGTCGGTTCCACTCCGTTGTCATGAAGGAAACGAACAATTCCGGCGTCGATGCGGTCTTTGAAATGTCGGGGAGCTACAAGGCGTATGAAGATGCCTTCAAAGCGATCCGCATGGGGGGCACGTTCTCCCTTCTTGGTCTTCCGGCAGGGACGATGCCGGTCGATTTTGCCGGAGACGTCATTTTCAAGGGCTTGACTATCAAAGGGATCATCGGCCGCCGGGTCTTTGAAACGTGGACTCAAATGGAGAGGATCCTCAAGTCGGGACTTGCAAAGAAGTTTCTTTCCACGGGATTCATCACGCACCAGTTCCCCCTGGAAAAATACGAAGAAGCATTCGAGGTGATCCGCCGCGGCGATGCTTTCAAAGTGTTGCTGAAGCCATGA
- a CDS encoding pirin family protein, translating into MSIRPVKQIIQAEPTIEGAGVRLRRAFGFGKTADFDPFLLLDDFRNEHPEDYLPGFPWHPHRGIETITYVLAGTVNHGDSLGNQGTLGAGDVQWMTAGSGILHQEMPKGDDRGRMHGFQLWANLPADLKMTRPRYQDVTSPDIPVVVDDDGTTVRIVCGEFWGKKGPVDGIAANPRYLDIWVPPGKRKTLPVETNRNVFAYVFDGTGSFRAASDPRSIQTDIVGSDGRSNLTVAGNRSLVLFDNGDEVTVQAGENGIRFLLVSGRPLEEPVAWSGPIVMNTQEQLRQAYAELHNGTFIKER; encoded by the coding sequence ATGTCAATACGACCTGTAAAACAAATTATTCAAGCCGAACCAACCATCGAAGGGGCCGGAGTACGTTTGCGCCGCGCTTTCGGTTTCGGCAAAACCGCCGATTTTGACCCGTTCCTGCTGCTTGATGATTTCAGGAATGAACATCCTGAAGACTATCTCCCCGGATTTCCCTGGCACCCTCATCGGGGTATCGAAACGATCACGTATGTCCTTGCAGGGACGGTGAATCACGGCGACAGTCTCGGAAACCAGGGGACTCTTGGCGCTGGCGACGTTCAATGGATGACAGCCGGAAGCGGAATACTACACCAGGAAATGCCCAAAGGAGATGATCGCGGGAGGATGCACGGTTTCCAGTTGTGGGCCAATCTTCCGGCCGACCTTAAAATGACCAGGCCTCGCTACCAGGATGTGACGTCACCGGATATTCCTGTAGTGGTTGATGATGACGGCACAACGGTCCGTATAGTCTGCGGTGAGTTTTGGGGAAAGAAAGGCCCGGTTGACGGGATCGCCGCAAACCCGCGGTATCTGGATATCTGGGTTCCGCCGGGAAAAAGAAAGACGCTCCCCGTTGAAACGAACCGGAACGTGTTTGCGTACGTGTTCGATGGCACGGGATCATTCCGCGCCGCTTCCGACCCCCGTTCTATACAGACCGACATCGTCGGTTCGGACGGCAGATCGAATTTGACCGTGGCGGGAAACAGATCGCTTGTCCTCTTTGATAACGGCGACGAGGTGACGGTCCAGGCCGGAGAGAATGGGATCAGATTCCTGCTTGTCTCTGGAAGGCCTCTTGAAGAGCCGGTTGCATGGAGCGGGCCCATCGTCATGAATACCCAAGAGCAGCTCCGGCAAGCATACGCCGAGCTACATAACGGAACATTTATCAAAGAGCGATGA
- a CDS encoding heparan-alpha-glucosaminide N-acetyltransferase domain-containing protein, with the protein MSQPVPSSLPSLQPKQRYVYIDLLRGWAVLVMIETHVTNAFLIPTIRLQPWFGTLNFINGIVAPSFLFVAGYAFAIVGQRKWQDYLSLNGILWKQLGRILQIWAVGYALHLPFFSFNKLAFLIGWDEWRSFWPVDVLQCIAVSLLLMLAFVLIARTHRTFLILLGVAACAVAFASPFASTWNVDRMVSLPFSNYVNALHGSLFPVFPWMSFVLFGGAAGELFAIFRSKNVEEKFFFGTFGIGMLLIVLAVAAHVQPVTIFPPHDFWTASPEFLFIRLGIVLIILATLWFWERAAHSGKSIVSLIGSESLVTYTAHLLVIYGLFIHGESLSLIIGTTRSVPEVAGMAVLLIGAMAGLAYIWNSLKKKSMFYARVLQYSILGIVLLVFFTKPY; encoded by the coding sequence ATGTCTCAGCCCGTTCCTTCATCACTCCCGTCGCTGCAGCCGAAACAACGCTATGTGTACATTGATTTGCTGCGGGGGTGGGCAGTGCTGGTGATGATCGAGACGCATGTGACCAACGCGTTCCTCATCCCTACGATCCGTCTCCAGCCGTGGTTTGGTACTCTCAATTTTATCAACGGGATTGTTGCTCCTTCCTTTTTATTTGTCGCAGGATACGCTTTCGCGATCGTCGGTCAACGCAAGTGGCAGGACTATCTTTCGTTGAACGGTATATTGTGGAAACAGCTCGGCCGCATCCTTCAGATCTGGGCCGTCGGGTACGCTCTTCATCTTCCGTTCTTTTCATTCAATAAGCTCGCTTTTCTTATCGGCTGGGATGAATGGAGATCGTTCTGGCCGGTGGACGTTCTGCAGTGCATAGCCGTCTCTCTCCTGCTGATGCTGGCGTTCGTTTTGATCGCGAGGACCCATCGGACATTTCTGATTCTGCTGGGCGTGGCCGCATGTGCTGTCGCATTCGCAAGCCCGTTCGCGTCGACGTGGAATGTGGACCGGATGGTCTCGCTTCCTTTTTCTAATTACGTCAATGCCCTTCATGGCTCTCTTTTTCCCGTGTTTCCGTGGATGAGCTTTGTGCTGTTCGGTGGGGCGGCGGGGGAGTTGTTCGCGATTTTCAGGTCGAAGAATGTAGAAGAGAAGTTCTTTTTTGGAACCTTCGGAATCGGTATGCTGCTGATCGTTCTTGCAGTCGCTGCCCACGTTCAGCCGGTGACAATTTTTCCTCCGCACGATTTCTGGACCGCAAGCCCGGAATTCCTCTTTATTCGACTCGGCATCGTTCTGATCATCCTTGCAACCCTTTGGTTTTGGGAACGCGCCGCGCATTCGGGCAAGTCGATCGTCAGTCTGATCGGCTCAGAATCCCTAGTAACGTATACGGCGCACCTGCTCGTTATTTATGGGTTGTTCATTCACGGCGAGAGCTTGTCGCTGATCATCGGGACGACACGGTCAGTACCGGAAGTCGCGGGAATGGCGGTTCTTCTTATCGGAGCGATGGCCGGGCTTGCATACATCTGGAATTCATTGAAGAAAAAGAGTATGTTCTATGCGAGAGTTCTGCAGTATTCCATTCTCGGCATTGTCCTGCTTGTTTTCTTTACGAAGCCATATTAA